A genomic segment from Neodiprion lecontei isolate iyNeoLeco1 chromosome 1, iyNeoLeco1.1, whole genome shotgun sequence encodes:
- the LOC107228150 gene encoding extensin-2 isoform X1, with protein MWKLLWTATLVAALSTCDGHERSKRAIYGYAQPQETFEGYDYSPPSNPLVLPTSNEQVTEKPGINEYNYPTSINQITLPTRPPPPPPTPSPRPPQPPVQTRPPQTSQVTGYDYPKPEKPFPPIQRPTSPPVIATRPPPPPQRPEYEYPQPNNPFPFPSRPPPPPQVPTKLPPVIQTRPTPPPVIQTRPPPPPQRPAYEYPQPNNPFPFPARPTPPPVIQTQPPQPPVQTRPRPIKIQSTPPPISEVTGYNYPKPEKPFPPPQRPTPPPVIQTRPTSPPVIQTKPPPPQRPEYQYPQPNNPFPFPARPTPPPVIQTRPPPPPIQNRPQPIKIQSTPPPISEVTGYNYPKPEKPFPPPQRPTPPPVIQTRPTPPPVVQTRPPTPPQRPEYEYPQPNNPFPFPAKPTSPPVIQTRPPPPPVQTRPPLVIQTRPTPPPPQRPEYEYPQPSNPFPFPARPTPPPISQTRPPPPPVQTKPRPIKIQSTPPPISEVTGYNYPKPEKPFPPPQRPTPAPVIQTRPTPPPVIQTRPPPPPQRPEYEYPQPNNPFPFPARPTPPPVIQTRPPPPVVQTRPPPIIQTRPPTPSIEKPGYNYPTPQEPFPFPSTTSRPFTYQTPSTTSRPYTYQTPSTTNRPFTYQTPSTTSRPYTYQTPSTTSRPYTYQTPSTSSRPFTYQTPSTTSRPYTYQTPSTTNRPFTYQTPSTTSRPYTYQTPSTTGRPYTYQTPSTSSRPFTYQTPSTTSRPYTYQTPSTTNRPFTYQTPSTTSRPYTYQTPSTTSRPYTYQTPSTSSRPFTYQTPSTTSRPYTYQTPSTTSRPFTYQTPSTTSKPYTYQTPSTTSRPYTYQTPSTTSRPYTYQTPSTTSRPFTYQTPSTTSRPFTYQPSSTPVPFQGSTYLPPVDTTPRPKPYQPPTPSQPPFRPSYQPPTPTRPPYQPPTPTRPPYQPSTPPPYQPPTPTRPPYQPSTPKPAPYLPPKQPSTPIRPPYQPPTPTRPPYQPPTQPPTRPPYQPPTPTRPPYQPSTPKPAPYLPPNQPPTPTRPPYQPPTPTRPPYQPPTQPPTRPPYQPPTPTRPPYQPPTPTRPPYQPPTPTRPPYQPPTPTRPPYVPTNQTPTPIKPRPPQQPVTRPPPYLPPSSERPAYTRIDVPPNPTVLYSITPSTTSPRPATGSPYSPPTIPTPTSPKNDGYHYAIPDIPFDY; from the exons ATG TGGAAGCTTCTGTGGACCGCCACGCTTGTGGCGGCCCTCTCAACGTGCGATGGGCACGAGAGAAGCAAAAGAGCAATATATGGTTATGCGCAGCCTCAAGAAACGTTCGAAGGCTACGATTATTCCCCGCCAAGTAACCCACTCGTTCTTCCAACCAG TAACGAGCAAGTCACTGAAAAGCCtggaataaatgaatacaaCTATCCAACATCGATAAATCAAATCACGCTACCAACGAGGCCACCCCCACCACCACCAACACCGTCACCGAGACCACCACAACCTCCGGTTCAAACGAGACCACCACAAACATCTCAGGTGACTGGATACGACTATCCGAAACCAGAAAAACCATTCCCGCCAATACAGAGACCAACGTCACCGCCAGTGATCGCGACTAGGCCTCCACCACCACCTCAGAGACCCGAGTATGAATATCCTCAACCAAACAACCCATTCCCGTTTCCATCAAGACCGCCACCACCACCTCAAGTACCGACCAAACTACCACCGGTGATCCAGACGAGGCCAACGCCTCCCCCTGTGATTCAAACAAGGCCTCCACCACCGCCGCAACGACCAGCATATGAATACCCTCAACCAAACAATCCATTCCCGTTCCCAGCAAGACCAACACCACCACCTGTAATTCAAACACAGCCACCACAACCTCCGGTACAGACCAGACCACGACcaataaaaatacaatcaaCTCCGCCACCGATATCTGAAGTAACTGGATACAACTATCCAAAACCGGAAAAACCATTTCCACCACCACAGAGGCCAACACCACCACCAGTGATCCAGACGAGACCAACGTCCCCACCCGTGATTCAAACGAAGCCTCCACCACCTCAGAGACCAGAATATCAATACCCGCAACCAAACAACCCATTCCCGTTCCCGGCAAGACCAACACCACCACCTGTAATTCAAACACGACCACCACCACCTCCGATACAGAATAGACCACAACcaataaaaatacaatcaaCTCCGCCACCGATATCTGAAGTAACTGGATACAACTATCCAAAGCCGGAAAAACCATTCCCGCCACCACAAAGGCCCACGCCGCCACCGGTGATTCAAACAAGGCCAACGCCTCCGCCTGTGGTTCAAACAAGGCCCCCAACACCACCGCAGAGACCAGAGTATGAATACCCTCAACCAAATAACCCATTCCCATTCCCAGCAAAACCAACATCACCACCTGTAATTCAAACACGGCCACCACCACCTCCGGTACAGACCAGACCACCGCTGGTGATTCAGACGAGGCCAACGCCTCCACCACCTCAGAGACCAGAATATGAATATCCTCAACCAAGCAACCCATTCCCGTTCCCAGCAAGACCAACACCACCACCTATAAGTCAAACACGGCCACCACCACCCCCGGTACAGACCAAACCACGACcaataaaaatacaatcaaCTCCACCACCGATATCTGAAGTAACTGGATACAACTATCCAAAACCAGAAAAACCATTCCCGCCACCACAAAGACCCACGCCAGCACCGGTGATCCAGACAAGGCCAACGCCTCCGCCTGTGATTCAAACAAGGCCCCCACCACCACCGCAGAGACCAGAATATGAATACCCTCAACCAAACAACCCATTCCCGTTCCCAGCAAGACCAACACCACCACCTGTAATTCAAACACGGCCACCACCACCTGTGGTACAAACAAGACCTCCACCAATAATTCAAACGAGACCTCCAACGCCATCAATAGAAAAACCTGGGTACAACTATCCAACTCCGCAGGAACCATTCCCTTTTCCAAGCACAACCAGCAGGCCATTTACGTATCAAACTCCGAGTACAACAAGCAGGCCATATACTTATCAAACGCCAAGTACAACCAATAGGCCATTTACGTATCAAACTCCGAGTACAACAAGCAGGCCATATACTTATCAAACTCCGAGTACAACAAGCAGGCCATATACTTATCAAACTCCAAGTACGAGCAGTAGGCCATTTACGTATCAAACTCCGAGTACAACAAGCAGGCCATATACTTATCAAACCCCAAGTACAACCAATAGGCCATTTACGTATCAAACTCCGAGTACAACAAGCAGGCCATATACTTATCAAACTCCGAGTACAACAGGCAGGCCATATACTTATCAAACTCCAAGTACGAGCAGTAGGCCATTTACGTATCAAACTCCGAGTACAACAAGCAGGCCATATACTTATCAAACCCCAAGTACAACCAATAGGCCATTTACGTATCAAACTCCGAGTACAACAAGCAGGCCATATACTTATCAAACTCCGAGTACAACAAGCAGGCCATATACTTATCAAACTCCAAGTACAAGCAGTAGGCCATTTACGTATCAAACTCCGAGTACAACAAGCAGGCCATATACTTATCAAACCCCAAGTACAACCAGTAGGCCATTTACGTATCAAACTCCGAGTACAACAAGCAAGCCATATACTTATCAAACTCCGAGTACAACTAGCAGGCCATATACTTATCAAACTCCCAGCACAACTAGTAGGCCATATACTTATCAAACACCAAGTACAACCAGTAGGCCATTCACGTATCAAACTCCGAGCACAACTAGTAGGCCATTTACATATCAGCCGTCAAGTACACCAGTGCCATTCCAAGGATCCACTTATCTGCCTCCGGTCGACACAACGCCTCGACCGAAACCATACCAACCTCCGACCCCATCTCAACCGCCATTCCGACCCTCGTACCAACCTCCAACACCAACACGACCACCTTACCAACCACCAACCCCGACAAGACCCCCATACCAGCCATCAACACCACCGCCCTACCAACCACCAACCCCGACAAGACCTCCATACCAGCCATCAACCCCGAAGCCAGCTCCGTATCTACCTCCAAAACAACCTTCGACTCCAATCAGACCTCCATATCAACCACCAACACCAACACGACCACCTTACCAACCACCGACACAGCCACCAACGCgaccaccttatcaaccaccaACCCCGACAAGACCCCCATACCAGCCATCAACTCCAAAACCAGCTCCTTACCTACCTCCAAACCAACCTCCGACGCCGACCAGACCTCCATACCAACCACCAACGCCAACACGACCACCTTACCAACCACCGACACAACCACCAACGCGACCGCCTTACCAACCACCAACCCCGACCAGACCTCCCTATCAGCCTCCGACTCCCACACGACCTCCTTACCAACCTCCAACGCCGACACGACCACCTTACCAGCCCCCAACTCCGACCAGGCCTCCATATGTGCCTACTAACCAGACACCGACTCCAATCAAACCACGACCTCCCCAGCAACCTGTTACAAGACCTCCGCCATATTTACCTCCGTCCTCTGAAAGACCTGCTTACACGAGAATCGATGTGCCGCCAAATCCTACTGTACTTTACAGCATTACACCTAGTACTACTAGCCCACGACCTGCGACAGGCAGTCCATATTCTCCACCAACAATTCCTACACCCACATCTCCGAAAAATGATGGATATCACTACGCGATCCCAGATATACCATTCGACTactaa